The following coding sequences lie in one Stigmatopora argus isolate UIUO_Sarg chromosome 5, RoL_Sarg_1.0, whole genome shotgun sequence genomic window:
- the erap2 gene encoding endoplasmic reticulum aminopeptidase 2 has protein sequence MVLVGLLVLSILHSYVVGMQPTQISQQASSPHHPSQEQTPLGTDNLSFPWSRLRLPRYIIPRHYHITVHPNITRLHFTGTVMIQIDVQTNTNWVVLHSKGLEISKATILDENLAHLSDQVLPCLHNPAHEQIGIFSPRVLISGQKYFLYLEFGAELAEGFQGFYKSTYMTSSGEIRTLASTHFEPTGARMAFPCFDEPSFKAIFSVRIRRSSKYISLSNMPIVKSVEVDNDLMEDQYDTSVKMSTYLVAFVVCDFKSVSAKTSSGVQVSVYADPEKLSQTNYALEVAIKMLDFYEEYFNIRYPLPKCDLIAVPDFQTGAMENWGLTTYRESSLLFHPNISSASDTLWVTKVIGHELAHQWFGNLVTMKWWNDTWLNEGFARYMEYISLDATYPELKVGENFLHTCFAAVAHDSLKSSRPISSPAENPTHIQEMFDTISYDKGACILHMLHHFLSDDVFQTGIVRYLRKYSYQNAENQDLWDSLGNTCSQEDFNSGQQCYSREQHHKNSYTLAGEDFDLTAMMNTWTLQKGIPLVIVKREGPRLMLKQVRFLRTELPSDPLWSTLQQGYLWHIPLTYKMDTSSIVHRHMMTTLTDSVHVGENVSWVKVNVDMTGYYVVHYENGGWDEITKLLRENHTALSYKDRTHLLHNAFQLVTAGYLPLNKAFDLIGYLHLETHTVPLLIGLGYLEALYHLIEKGNDAELVQNFRNFILQFFRALIDKQVWSEDGPVSTRRLRSKVLSLACHLNDTSSLNEAHQRFKDWLQSNGALKLPTDVAETVYAVGAQDDHGWGSLLHMYKTASSPAQKDKFLFALTTSRDTNKLQRLLDLGLEGHVIRPMDLSLVIVLVARNPHGHHIAWNFVKKNWSTLVQKFQLGSSTIRNILIGTTSQFSYPEEYTEVKLFFESIREHASQFKGPQLALDNLQKNVRWIQRNLETLKNCVSEKNNS, from the exons ATGGTCTTGGTAGGGCTGCTTGTTCTGTCTATTCTCCATTCCTATGTGGTTGGAATGCAGCCCACCCAAATTTCACAGCAGGCATCAAGCCCCCATCATCCTTCTCAAGAACAAACTCCATTAGGGACAGACAATTTGTCTTTCCCCTGGAGTCGCCTTCGCCTGCCAAG GTACATAATACCTCGTCATTACCACATCACGGTGCATCCGAACATCACTCGATTACATTTCACCGGCACAGTTATGATTCAAATTGACGTCCAGACCAACACAAATTGGGTAGTTTTGCACAGCAAGGGTCTGGAAATCTCCAAGGCAACCATACTGGATGAGAATCTCGCTCATCTGTCTGATCAG GTTCTACCTTGTCTTCACAACCCTGCACATGAGCAGATAGGGATCTTCTCACCCCGTGTACTCATTAGTGGACAGAAGTACTTCCTATATCTTGAGTTTGGGGCAGAGTTGGCCGAGGGCTTCCAGGGTTTCTATAAAAGCACCTACATGACAAGCTCAGGAGAGATCAG AACTTTGGCTTCCACTCACTTTGAGCCTACTGGTGCTCGTATGGCATTCCCATGTTTTGACGAGCCGAGCTTTAAAGCCATCTTCTCAGTGAGGATAAGACGGAGCTCTAAGTACATTTCTTTGTCTAATATGCCCATA GTTAAATCAGTTGAAGTGGATAATGACTTGATGGAAGACCAGTATGATACAAGTGTAAAGATGAGCACATACCTTGTAGCTTTTGTTGTATGTGATTTTAAATCTGTTAGTGCAAAAACCTCATCTGGAGTCCAG GTGTCCGTCTATGCTGATCCGGAAAAATTGTCTCAGACGAACTACGCCCTTGAAGTTGCTATCAAGATGCTTGATTTCTATGAGGAGTATTTCAACATTCGTTATCCACTACCCAAATgcg ATCTGATTGCAGTCCCAGACTTCCAAACAGGTGCAATGGAAAATTGGGGCTTGACGACCTACAGAGAGAGTAGCCTGCTTTTCCACCCTAACATATCATCAGCATCTGATACACTCTGGGTTACCAAGGTTATCGGGCATGAACTTGCACATCAG TGGTTTGGTAACTTGGTAACAATGAAGTGGTGGAATGATACCTGGCTAAATGAGGGGTTTGCCAGATACATGGAGTACATTTCATTGGACGCTACCTACCCTGAACTCAAAGTG GGGGAGAATTTCTTACACACATGTTTTGCAGCCGTTGCTCATGATTCATTGAAGTCCTCGCGGCCAATATCCAGTCCAGCTGAGAACCCAACTCACATCCAGGAGATGTTTGACACCATCTCCTATGATAAA GGAGCGTGTATCCTTCACATGCTGCACCACTTTCTGTCAGATGACGTGTTCCAGACGGGGATAGTTCGATACCTCCGCAAATATAGTTATCAGAATGCAGAAAACCAAGATCTGTGGGACAGTCTGGGCAAT ACTTGCTCACAAGAGGATTTTAATTCAGGCCAACAGTGTTACAGCAGAGAACAGCATCATAAAAATTCA TATACATTGGCTGGAGAAGACTTCGACTTGACAGCCATGATGAACACTTGGACTCTACAAAAAGGTATCCCTCTGGTCATTGTTAAAAGAGAGGGTCCACGTCTGATGCTAAAACAGGTTCGATTCCTGAGGACAGAGCTCCCCTCTGACCCCCTTTGGTCCACATTGCAACAGGG TTATTTGTGGCATATTCCTCTGACTTACAAGATGGATACTTCTAGCATCGTCCATAGACACATGATGACAACACTTACAG ACAGTGTCCATGTAGGAGAGAATGTCAGCTGGGTGAAGGTCAATGTGGACATGACCGGCTACTATGTCGTTCATTATGAAAATGGCGGATGGGATGAGATAACAAAGCTGCTGAgagaaaaccacactgctcttAGCTACAAAGACAGGACCCATTTGTTACACAATGCCTTTCAGCTGGTCAC GGCAGGTTACCTTCCGCTGAACAAAGCGTTTGATTTGATTGGTTATCTTCATTTGGAGACACATACAGTACCTCTGCTCATAGGATTGGGTTACCTGGAAGCACTTTACCATCTAATTGAGAAGGGGAATGATGCAGAATTAGTGCAGAACTTTAgg AACTTCATCCTGCAGTTTTTCCGTGCACTCATCGACAAGCAGGTATGGAGTGAAGATGGCCCTGTGTCAACTAGGCGACTGAGGTCAAAGGTCCTCTCATTGGCTTGTCATCTGAATGACACTTCCTCTCTGAATGAAGCACATCAGCGTTTCAAAGACTGGCTTCAGTCAAATGGAGCTCTCAA GCTTCCTACTGATGTGGCAGAGACTGTGTATGCTGTTGGTGCCCAGGATGATCATGGATGGGGGTCACTCTTACATATGTACAAGACCGCAAGTTCTCCGGCACAGAAAGACAaatttttgtttgctttaaCCACTAGCAGAGACACAAATAAATTACAAAG GCTGTTGGACCTGGGTCTGGAAGGCCACGTGATACGACCCATGGATTTGTCATTAGTCATCGTGTTGGTGGCCAGAAATCCTCATGGACATCACATTGCATGGAACTTTGTTAAGAAAAACTGGAGCACGCTAGTTCAAAA ATTTCAATTGGGCTCATCTACCATTCGAAACATACTCATAGGCACCACAAGCCAGTTTTCATACCCAGAGGAATACACTGAG GTGAAGTTATTCTTTGAGTCCATCAGAGAACATGCATCTCAATTCAAGGGTCCTCAACTCGCACTGGACAACCTGCAGAAAAACGTTCGGTGGATCCAGAGGAACTTGGAGACATTAAAAAACtgtgtttctgagaaaaataacTCATGA
- the lnpep gene encoding leucyl-cystinyl aminopeptidase, whose translation MDPFDYNNTERASLPRNMIENSMFEEEPDVVDLARDATAYPTFPALDPDEAVYEPRSSRLLVRGLGENDADDDEEDCESSARLLGMSFMNRSSNQRSNPYPYIRQTPPRSYSAPSARTMIVCVLLLTIVASMTTVLYFLPGCNFTKRGCPKQENKTSNGTDGELFPWIQYQLPRSIRPLSYDLTLTPDFGTMNFSGCTVINMIVLHNTKRIVLHSANLNITKATFKLGDEEATDVTILENKTREQIAVKFSEELKAGQHCVLTLDYTARLSHTYDGFYNSSYIDQSGKKSVLAATQFEPLFARKAFPCFDEPSFKATFLVKMNRKPEHTAISNMPKAKSTQLANGLVQDEFAVTSVNMSTYLVAFVVGNFISANRTVSDTLVSVYCVPEKKEQTDYALDTLSKLLEFYNHFFEINYPLPKLDLVAIPDFLAGAMENWGLITFRESNLLVGRNSSLMEKQLVASIIAHELAHQWFGNLVTMSWWSDLWLNEGFATYMQYTSLQTVLPQLDMGLFFLDVRFRALDKDALNSSHPVSTEVNNPDQVHEMFDSVSYLKGASILLMLNASLPGEQQFRKGIIQYLKQFSGLNTDTDDLWNSLTEVEVSSQHPNVSEMMRSWTSQKGFPLVTVSREADEVTLKQEIFQLRSDNATHSSSLWNIPVTYVNDSCSLSPECRQLFILKTKSETLKIPETVKWLKFNYKNTGFYIVDYGDKGWATLTEAMSNNFQILPQEDRASLIHNMFALSKLGRVSFHQVISLLSYMPKETEMSPVREAIFQLRKIYQILLKRYERGLVTYMKSYILQNYGDLMDNQTWTKEESVSKQKLRSVLLEMACEMGQEKCTQQAKDMFKKYIESNGTSRIPADLQRVVFGVAAQSDEDWETLLTMYQYATYDSDKKNMLIGLASTQDPRKIVWLLNECLNGNLIKVQYLQKVIDTICQSYDGNLLAWDFVQENWNQLVEIFSVGSFSIQKIIKSVTSEFSTQSHFNQVQWFFFSLKEHGSQLRSVQGALETIRLNHRWMERNLPSLREWLYHRPGTTSL comes from the exons ATGGATCCTTTTGACTATAACAATACAG AGCGTGCCAGCCTCCCAAGAAACATGATTGAGAACAGTATGTTTGAAGAAGAGCCTGACGTTGTGGATCTGGCCAGAGACGCCACAGCATATCCA ACGTTTCCGGCTCTTGACCCAGATGAAGCCGTGTATGAGCCTCGCAGCTCTCGGCTCCTGGTCCGAGGCCTGGGTGAGAATGATGCagatgatgatgaagaggacTGTGAATCTTCAGCTCGACTTCTAGGCATGTCCTTCATGAACCGCAGTTCCAACCAACGATCGAACCCCTACCCCTACATcaggcaaactccacccag ATCTTATTCAGCACCCTCAGCCCGGACCATGATTGTTTGTGTGCTACTTCTGACCATAGTGGCCTCCATGACTACGGTTTTGTACTTTTTACCCGGGTGCAACTTTACAAAG AGGGGATGCCCTAAACAAGAGAATAAAACGTCAAATGGCACTGATGGTGAACTCTTCCCTTGGATACAATATCAGCTCCCCCGTAGCATACGTCCTCTCAGCTATGACCTCACGCTGACTCCTGACTTTGGCACCATGAATTTTAGTGGCTGCACTGTTATCAACATGATTGTACTTCACAACACCAAGCGGATTGTCCTGCACAGTGCTAATCTTAACATTACCAAAGCTACATTCAAG CTCGGTGATGAGGAGGCCACTGATGTCACCATACTGGAGAATAAGACAAGGGAGCAGATTGCTGTGAAATTCTCTGAAGAGTTGAAGGCAGGCCAGCACTGTGTGTTGACCCTGGATTACACAGCCAGGCTATCCCATACTTATGATGGTTTCTACAATAGTTCCTACATAGATCAATCTGGAAAGAAAAG cgtCCTAGCAGCTACCCAGTTTGAGCCACTGTTTGCTCGTAAAGCCTTCCCCTGCTTTGATGAACCATCTTTTAAAGCCACCTTTCTGgttaaaatgaacaggaaaccAGAACACACGGCGATCTCTAACATGCCTAAG GCAAAAAGTACGCAGCTCGCCAATGGCCTTGTACAAGACGAGTTTGCTGTGACCAGTGTCAACATGAGCACTTACTTGGTGGCATTTGTCGTAGGTAACTTCATCTCTGCCAACAGAACCGTCTCTGACACTTTG gtttctGTATACTGTGTACCAGAGAAGAAAGAGCAGACTGACTACGCTCTAGACACGTTATCCAAACTGCTGGAGTTTTACAATCACTTTTTCGAAATTAACTATCCACTTCCGAAACTAG acttGGTTGCAATTCCAGACTTCCTGGCGGGTGCCATGGAGAACTGGGGTCTAATCACCTTCAGAGAATCCAACCTGCTGGTGGGCCGGAACTCCTCTCTTATGGAAAAACAATTAGTTGCGTCTATTATTGCACATGAGCTGGCACATCAG TGGTTTGGAAATCTGGTCACAATGAGCTGGTGGAGTGACTTGTGGCTCAATGAGGGATTTGCCACTTACATGCAGTACACGTCACTGCAGACGGTATTGCCACAACTGGACATG ggcttgttttttttagatgttcGATTTAGAGCGTTGGACAAAGATGCACTCAACTCGTCCCATCCCGTGTCTACGGAAGTCAATAACCCTGACCAAGTACATGAGATGTTTGACTCCGTGTCTTATCTGAAG GGGGCTTCCATTCTTCTGATGTTGAATGCCTCTTTGCCTGGTGAGCAGCAGTTCAGAAAAGGTATCATTCAATATCTGAAACAGTTTTCTGGCTTGAATACAGACACTGATGACCTTTGGAATAGTCTCACAGAG GTAGAGGTCTCAAGTCAGCATCCAAATGTGTCAGAGATGATGAGATCATGGACATCCCAGAAAGGCTTTCCACTGGTTACGGTATCCCGTGAGGCGGACGAGGTTACCTTAAAGCAGGAGATTTTCCAGCTTAGATCAGACAATGCCACACATTCATCCAG CTTGTGGAATATTCCAGTGACATATGTGAATGACAGCTGTAGTTTGAGCCCTGAGTGTAGACAGTTGTTCATCCTGAAGACCAAGTCAG AGACTCTTAAGATTCCAGAAACTGTCAAATGGCTCAAGTTCAATTACAAGAACACAGGATTCTACATTGTTGACTACGGTGACAAAGGCTGGGCTACACTGACAGAGGCAATGTCTAACAACTTCCAAATCCTTCCACAGGAGGACCGTGCTTCACTAATACACAACATGTTTGCTCTCTCCAA ACTGGGACGTGTGTCCTTCCACCAAGTCATTAGCCTGCTAAGTTACATGCCTAAAGAAACTGAGATGAGTCCTGTGAGAGAGGCCATTTTCCAGCTCAGGAAAATCTACCAGATTCTGCTTAAAAGATACGAGAGGGGCCTTGTCACCTACATGAAG TCATATATTCTGCAAAATTATGGTGACCTGATGGATAATCAGACGTGGACAAAAGAAGAAAGTGTATCCAAGCAGAAATTGCGATCGGTCCTGTTAGAGATGGCTTGTGAAATGGGCCAAGAAAAATGCACACAGCAAGCAAAAGACATGTTTAAGAAGTATATCGAGTCCAACGGAACATCCCG TATTCCAGCTGATCTGCAACGTGTTGTATTTGGTGTGGCTGCTCAATCAGATGAAGACTGGGAAACTTTGTTGACCATGTATCAATATGCCACTTATGACTCCGATAAGAAAAATATGCTTATAGGCTTAGCATCCACACAAGACCCACGTAAAATTGTGTG gcTTCTCAATGAGTGTTTGAATGGTAATCTCATCAAGGTACAATACCTTCAAAAGGTCATTGATACGATCTGCCAAAGCTATGATGGAAACCTGCTTGCTTGGGATTTTGTTCAAGAGAACTGGAACCAGCTCGTAGAAAT ATTCTCTGTAGGTTCTTTTTCCATCCAAAAAATCATCAAGTCTGTCACCTCGGAGTTTTCCACTCAGTCTCATTTTAATCAG gtgcagtggttcttcttcAGTCTGAAGGAACACGGTTCTCAGTTGAGAAGCGTGCAAGGAGCCCTGGAAACCATCCGACTAAACCACCGCTGGATGGAGAGAAATCTTCCCTCTCTTCGCGAATGGCTTTACCACAGGCCGGGTACTACTAGTCTCTAA